One Tepidisphaeraceae bacterium DNA segment encodes these proteins:
- a CDS encoding adenine deaminase, with translation MANSTAHLLAVARGDVPADLLLANGRLVNVFTGDIEQTDIAIADDRIAGIGPGYTAHQTIDLNGAYVAPGLIDAHVHIESSLCTPPNFAAAVVPRGVTTVIADSHEIANVAGPAGVRYMADAARGLPLRVVQMAPSCVPATPMATSGASLSANDLAALLRDGVVHGLAEVMNFPGVIADAPDVRAKIDAFHGRPIDGHAPGVGGHALNAYVAAGIGTDHECVTPDEARQRLSRGQYLLIREATNAQNLDALLAVVTLANDRRICFCTDDRTPADLLGPGGIDDMVRRAIRFGIDPIDAIRMATLNTAECFALPDRGGIAPGRLADLFIFDDLQSPRAKQVFSGGRDVTAFTPTPPHPRLSSRAEPKATGGISKGQATSPVRDGSGRQASHRDDNLSERPSIAAEDGETLQPLPSRLRIAQPIDLSIALPQGRTHIRVIGSLPNQLVTTERIEPTTIVNGHAVADPSRDILKMAVIERHRGTGNVGLGFIHGFGLTHGAIAGTVAHDHHNLVVIGCDDASMHAAIAAVITMNGGLVVIDAGQIAASLALPVAGLMSDRPITEVRDSYATLLTAAAKLGSTMHDPFMAMSFMALEVIPTLKLTDQGLVDVEKFDFVDLFT, from the coding sequence ATGGCCAATTCCACTGCCCACCTGCTCGCCGTCGCACGCGGCGACGTGCCCGCCGACCTGCTGCTGGCCAACGGCCGGCTTGTGAACGTCTTCACGGGTGACATCGAACAAACCGACATCGCCATCGCCGACGACCGCATCGCCGGCATCGGGCCGGGTTACACAGCCCATCAGACGATCGACCTGAACGGCGCGTACGTGGCGCCGGGCTTGATCGACGCGCACGTCCACATCGAGAGCAGCCTCTGCACGCCCCCCAATTTTGCGGCCGCGGTGGTGCCGCGGGGCGTGACGACGGTGATCGCCGATTCGCACGAGATCGCCAATGTCGCCGGCCCCGCGGGAGTGCGATACATGGCCGACGCCGCGCGCGGCCTGCCGCTGCGCGTCGTGCAGATGGCTCCCAGCTGCGTGCCCGCGACGCCCATGGCGACCAGTGGCGCGAGTTTGTCGGCCAACGATTTGGCCGCCCTGCTGCGCGACGGTGTCGTCCACGGCTTGGCCGAGGTGATGAACTTCCCCGGCGTGATCGCGGACGCGCCGGACGTGCGGGCGAAGATCGACGCCTTCCACGGCCGTCCGATTGATGGTCACGCCCCCGGCGTGGGCGGCCATGCGCTCAATGCCTACGTCGCCGCTGGCATTGGCACCGATCACGAGTGCGTGACGCCCGACGAGGCCCGCCAGCGCCTGTCGCGCGGGCAATACCTGCTGATTCGCGAGGCGACGAATGCGCAGAACCTCGACGCGCTGCTGGCGGTGGTGACGCTCGCCAATGACCGCCGAATCTGCTTCTGCACCGACGACCGCACCCCCGCCGACCTGCTGGGCCCCGGCGGCATCGACGACATGGTCCGCCGGGCCATTCGCTTCGGCATCGACCCGATCGACGCGATCCGCATGGCGACGCTGAACACCGCCGAGTGCTTCGCGCTGCCCGACCGCGGCGGGATTGCGCCTGGAAGGCTGGCGGATCTGTTCATCTTCGATGACCTTCAATCGCCGCGGGCCAAGCAGGTGTTCAGCGGCGGGCGAGATGTGACGGCGTTCACCCCGACGCCCCCTCACCCTCGGTTGTCATCCCGAGCGGAGCCTAAGGCGACGGGAGGGATCTCGAAGGGCCAAGCAACTTCCCCAGTCCGAGATGGGTCAGGTCGGCAAGCCTCCCATCGGGATGACAATCTGAGTGAGCGGCCATCCATCGCGGCTGAGGATGGCGAGACGTTACAACCTCTCCCCTCTCGACTGCGCATTGCCCAGCCGATCGACCTATCGATCGCGCTGCCCCAAGGGCGGACCCACATCCGCGTGATCGGCAGTTTGCCAAACCAACTCGTCACCACCGAGCGAATCGAACCGACGACAATCGTGAACGGACACGCCGTTGCCGACCCGTCCCGCGACATCCTGAAGATGGCCGTGATCGAACGCCACCGCGGCACCGGCAACGTGGGTCTTGGCTTCATCCACGGCTTCGGCCTGACCCACGGCGCTATCGCCGGCACGGTGGCGCACGACCATCACAACCTCGTGGTGATTGGCTGCGACGACGCCTCGATGCACGCCGCCATTGCCGCGGTCATCACCATGAACGGCGGGCTGGTCGTCATCGACGCCGGCCAAATCGCCGCATCGCTGGCGCTGCCCGTCGCCGGCCTGATGAGCGACCGCCCCATCACCGAAGTCCGCGACTCCTACGCCACTTTGCTTACCGCAGCGGCGAAATTGGGCTCGACGATGCACGACCCGTTCATGGCGATGAGCTTCATGGCGCTGGAAGTCATTCCGACGTTGAAGCTGACCGATCAGGGCCTGGTGGACGTCGAAAAATTCGATTTCGTCGACCTGTTCACCTGA
- a CDS encoding Xaa-Pro peptidase family protein — translation MLDPTLSRARQQRLMNVMMERRLDAVVVGLPHHVYYFSSHLTDWKHASAFVLMSDGRAVLVSANKPNEKAAADEPLSFEANWHSTLRQEQPATVAAVVMRRLEEAGRRYLKVGIDSSAVTSQFALQHTSGTIESIDAHLWQMRRKKDADELQLLRTAITATEAMYATARSIIEPGLPELDLFNALHAAAVKLTGEPLGGMLGNDYACGVGGGPARKDHVAQAGQLWVLDLGPNYRGYFADNSRVFAVDRKPTDVQLKAHAAVVGALAIVERMAKPGAKGREIYTAVDDHMKSAGYSGMTHHLGHGIGLQPHEYPHLNPKWDDTLLEGEVFTAEPGLYGGGINGGIRIENDYLVTSDGVQNLLNFSTDLV, via the coding sequence ATGCTCGATCCCACCCTTTCCCGTGCGCGGCAGCAGCGGTTGATGAACGTGATGATGGAACGGCGGTTGGACGCGGTGGTGGTCGGGTTGCCGCACCACGTCTACTACTTCTCGTCGCACCTTACCGATTGGAAGCACGCGTCGGCGTTCGTGCTGATGAGCGACGGGCGGGCGGTGCTGGTGTCGGCCAACAAGCCCAACGAGAAGGCGGCCGCCGACGAGCCGTTGAGCTTTGAGGCCAACTGGCACAGCACGTTGCGGCAGGAGCAGCCCGCGACCGTCGCCGCGGTCGTCATGCGGCGCCTGGAAGAGGCGGGGCGGCGGTACCTGAAGGTGGGCATCGATTCGTCGGCCGTCACCTCGCAGTTTGCGCTGCAGCACACGTCGGGCACCATCGAGTCGATCGACGCCCACCTCTGGCAGATGCGCCGAAAAAAGGACGCCGACGAACTGCAACTGCTGCGCACCGCCATCACCGCCACCGAGGCCATGTACGCGACGGCCAGGTCCATCATCGAGCCGGGCCTGCCGGAACTGGACCTGTTCAACGCGCTGCACGCGGCTGCGGTCAAATTGACCGGTGAACCACTGGGTGGCATGCTCGGCAACGACTACGCCTGTGGCGTGGGCGGGGGGCCGGCGCGTAAAGATCATGTTGCGCAGGCGGGGCAGTTATGGGTGCTGGATTTAGGGCCGAACTATCGCGGGTACTTCGCCGACAACAGCCGGGTGTTCGCCGTCGATCGCAAGCCGACCGACGTGCAGCTAAAGGCCCACGCCGCGGTCGTGGGGGCGCTGGCGATCGTGGAACGCATGGCCAAGCCCGGCGCCAAGGGCCGCGAGATTTACACCGCCGTCGACGACCACATGAAGTCGGCGGGATATTCCGGGATGACGCATCACCTCGGGCACGGCATTGGCCTGCAACCGCACGAGTACCCGCATTTGAACCCCAAGTGGGACGACACGCTGCTGGAAGGCGAGGTCTTCACGGCCGAGCCCGGCTTGTACGGTGGCGGGATCAACGGTGGAATTCGCATCGAGAACGATTACCTCGTGACGAGCGACGGCGTGCAGAACCTGCTGAATTTTTCAACGGATTTAGTCTGA
- a CDS encoding ATP-dependent DNA helicase RecQ, whose product MSDLREQLQQHFGLDDFRPSQRAVIEDVLADRDVMCVMPTGAGKSLCYQLPAVVKGGLTVVVSPLISLMEDQVQQLRDEGINALMLNSALNGQQQREVIATLHDDFSGLLYVAPERFWSGNFLPMLAALKPTLFAIDEAHCVSQWGHDFRPEYSRLGEVREKLGSPATIALTATATDDVRQDIIHHLNLHEPRVVVTGFDRTNLLYESRRVAKAAEKDGELLNLLRQETGSGIVYCSTRKSVDEVTSLLAGRLKDRPIFAYHAGMDAAARTANQEQFMQTPRAVAVATNAFGMGINKPDIRLVVHYNLPGTLEAYYQEAGRAGRDGQTSRCVILFSYQDRYTQEFFIDKIGQDSEIDPATIADMKRHATEKLEWMIKYAQSHQCRRQMILDYFGDAVAATNCRCDVCRRSSPDADEALAAQQVVIPDEVTLLVRQLLSAIARLRGKFGVGVVADVLAGASNERMQKWGLESLSVFGLLRVYGAKRIVAMLHRLMEAGLARQKDPDGVKFRPVVELTAAGIVVMKGEQPPPAPLIDLIPRGAASKSSSGPRTLSHKGPPIRQLEDGRTLELVEVPEDEMDPDTVERFGRLRAVRTELAKSRQLPPYCIVNDATLKQIARQIPPNLSALQSIKGMGPHKIKMYGDVLLQALHEA is encoded by the coding sequence ATGTCCGACCTCCGCGAGCAGTTGCAACAGCACTTCGGCCTGGACGATTTTCGTCCGTCGCAGCGCGCGGTTATTGAAGATGTGCTCGCCGATCGCGACGTGATGTGCGTGATGCCGACCGGGGCGGGAAAGTCACTCTGCTACCAGTTGCCGGCTGTGGTGAAGGGTGGGCTCACGGTGGTCGTGTCGCCGCTCATTTCGCTGATGGAGGACCAGGTTCAGCAGTTGCGCGACGAGGGCATCAACGCCCTGATGCTCAACAGCGCACTGAACGGCCAGCAGCAGCGCGAGGTGATCGCGACGCTCCACGACGACTTCAGCGGCCTGCTCTACGTGGCGCCCGAGCGATTCTGGTCGGGCAACTTCCTGCCGATGCTGGCGGCGCTGAAGCCGACGCTGTTCGCGATCGACGAGGCCCACTGTGTGAGCCAGTGGGGGCACGATTTCCGTCCCGAATATTCCCGCCTTGGCGAGGTGCGCGAGAAGCTCGGTTCGCCCGCCACCATCGCGCTCACCGCCACCGCGACGGACGATGTTCGTCAAGACATCATCCACCATTTGAATTTGCACGAGCCGCGCGTGGTGGTGACCGGGTTCGACCGCACGAACCTGCTGTACGAGTCTCGCCGGGTCGCTAAGGCGGCCGAGAAGGACGGTGAACTGCTGAACCTGCTACGGCAGGAAACGGGCAGTGGCATCGTCTACTGTTCCACGCGCAAGAGCGTCGACGAGGTGACCTCACTGCTGGCGGGGCGGCTCAAGGACCGTCCGATCTTCGCCTACCACGCCGGCATGGATGCCGCCGCCCGCACGGCCAACCAGGAACAATTCATGCAGACGCCGCGCGCCGTCGCGGTGGCCACCAACGCGTTCGGCATGGGCATCAACAAGCCCGACATTCGCCTGGTCGTTCACTACAACCTGCCGGGCACGCTCGAGGCGTACTACCAGGAGGCGGGCCGTGCCGGTCGCGACGGGCAGACCAGCCGCTGCGTGATCTTGTTCAGCTATCAGGATCGGTACACGCAGGAATTCTTCATCGATAAGATCGGGCAGGACAGCGAGATCGACCCCGCCACGATCGCCGACATGAAGCGGCACGCCACCGAGAAGCTCGAGTGGATGATCAAGTATGCGCAGTCGCACCAGTGCCGCCGGCAGATGATCCTCGACTACTTCGGCGACGCGGTGGCGGCCACGAATTGCCGCTGCGATGTCTGCCGGCGCAGCTCGCCCGACGCCGACGAAGCCCTCGCCGCCCAGCAGGTGGTGATTCCGGATGAGGTGACGCTGCTCGTGCGTCAATTGCTGTCGGCGATCGCGCGGCTGCGCGGCAAGTTCGGCGTGGGCGTCGTCGCCGACGTGCTCGCCGGCGCCAGCAACGAGCGCATGCAAAAGTGGGGGCTGGAGTCGTTATCCGTCTTCGGGCTGCTGCGCGTTTACGGCGCCAAGCGCATCGTGGCGATGCTGCACCGCTTAATGGAAGCCGGCCTGGCCCGCCAGAAGGACCCGGACGGCGTGAAGTTCCGCCCGGTCGTCGAGCTGACCGCCGCCGGCATCGTCGTGATGAAGGGCGAGCAGCCGCCCCCGGCCCCGCTGATCGACCTGATTCCGCGCGGCGCGGCCAGCAAGTCGTCCAGCGGCCCGCGCACGCTATCGCACAAGGGTCCGCCCATCCGCCAGTTGGAAGATGGCCGCACGCTGGAGTTGGTCGAGGTGCCCGAGGACGAGATGGACCCCGACACCGTCGAACGCTTCGGCCGCCTGCGCGCGGTGCGCACCGAACTGGCCAAGTCGCGCCAGTTGCCGCCGTACTGCATCGTCAACGACGCCACGCTGAAGCAGATCGCCCGCCAGATCCCACCCAACCTGTCGGCGTTGCAGAGCATCAAGGGCATGGGCCCGCACAAGATCAAGATGTACGGCGACGTCCTACTGCAGGCGCTGCACGAAGCGTAA
- a CDS encoding polymer-forming cytoskeletal protein, translated as MREERGQIAGDITIAEPYTLWGTIGGDVRVADGGKMWVRGAIYGTLTVESGGRVHVYGSISGDLVVHDKSKVIHSGMVMGDAINRGGRLYIDASGTVKGKVKTKSGETRVEPKPGAWKLG; from the coding sequence ATGCGCGAAGAACGGGGACAAATTGCCGGCGACATCACGATTGCCGAGCCGTACACGCTGTGGGGCACCATCGGGGGTGACGTGCGCGTGGCCGACGGTGGCAAGATGTGGGTGCGCGGCGCGATCTACGGCACGCTGACGGTCGAATCGGGTGGCCGTGTGCACGTCTACGGCAGCATCAGTGGCGACCTGGTCGTTCACGACAAGTCCAAGGTCATCCACAGCGGCATGGTCATGGGCGACGCCATCAACCGCGGCGGCCGCCTGTACATCGACGCCAGCGGCACCGTGAAAGGCAAAGTGAAAACCAAGAGCGGCGAAACGAGGGTCGAGCCGAAGCCGGGGGCGTGGAAGCTGGGTTAA
- a CDS encoding ATP-binding protein: MSSWESFERYRQKGLDARRAGQWSSARVYLLEAAREMVALSKEADGELREARQSTAAKLLELAKDCEAAQSSNRKSQIANRQSPVPNDSRDNDGDAESSADQWMVKERPSIRFDDVAGLDDVKHEIRLRMIYPFAHPDLAEKFGIRGGGGVLLYGPPGTGKTMLAKAVAGELDAAFFRISPADVLSKWVGEAEQNVKKLFDAAAAEKRSVIFIDEIEALVPARRDEGSSVMQRVVPQILQGMEGFDKSKGASVLFLGATNVPWQLDSAVLRPGRFDEKVYIPLPDLPARKRLLELYLAKRPLADDVNLDTFATRLEGYSGADIKYLCDRAAVIPFLHAIAGTADATITNAVLDEVLAGTPKSVSAEQIKRFEAWAAEAVAG, encoded by the coding sequence ATGTCATCCTGGGAATCATTCGAACGCTACCGGCAGAAGGGCCTGGACGCGCGCCGGGCCGGGCAGTGGTCGTCCGCCCGCGTCTACCTGCTGGAGGCCGCCCGCGAGATGGTCGCGCTCAGCAAGGAAGCCGACGGCGAGCTGCGCGAAGCCCGCCAAAGCACCGCGGCCAAACTGCTTGAACTGGCCAAGGACTGCGAGGCCGCGCAGTCTTCCAATCGCAAATCGCAAATCGCAAATCGGCAATCGCCGGTTCCAAATGATTCACGCGATAACGACGGCGACGCCGAATCGTCCGCCGACCAGTGGATGGTGAAGGAACGGCCATCCATCCGCTTCGACGACGTCGCGGGGCTGGACGACGTAAAGCACGAGATCCGCCTGCGGATGATCTACCCCTTCGCCCACCCGGACCTGGCCGAAAAGTTCGGCATTCGCGGCGGGGGTGGCGTGCTGCTGTACGGCCCACCCGGCACTGGCAAAACCATGCTTGCCAAGGCCGTCGCCGGCGAACTGGACGCGGCATTCTTCCGAATCTCACCCGCCGACGTGCTAAGCAAATGGGTCGGCGAGGCCGAGCAGAACGTGAAGAAACTCTTCGACGCCGCGGCTGCCGAGAAGCGGTCGGTGATCTTCATCGACGAGATCGAGGCCCTGGTGCCCGCCCGCCGCGATGAAGGCAGCAGCGTGATGCAGCGCGTGGTGCCGCAGATATTGCAGGGCATGGAAGGGTTCGATAAATCCAAGGGCGCCAGCGTGCTCTTCCTTGGCGCCACCAACGTGCCCTGGCAATTGGACAGCGCCGTGCTGCGGCCCGGGCGGTTCGACGAGAAGGTTTACATTCCGCTGCCCGACCTTCCCGCGCGAAAGCGCCTGTTGGAGTTGTACCTCGCCAAACGCCCCTTGGCCGACGACGTGAACCTCGACACGTTCGCCACGCGCCTGGAAGGTTACAGCGGCGCCGACATCAAGTACCTCTGCGACCGCGCCGCGGTCATCCCCTTCCTGCACGCCATCGCCGGCACCGCCGACGCGACGATCACCAACGCGGTACTGGACGAAGTGCTGGCGGGCACTCCAAAATCGGTGTCGGCGGAGCAGATCAAGCGGTTCGAGGCATGGGCGGCGGAGGCCGTGGCGGGGTGA
- a CDS encoding PIN domain-containing protein, whose translation MGTLIDSGVFIASERGRLDLDRLFQTIAFTTPAIAAITVAELMLGVELANAVHRPQRLARVEAVVRDYRVIDFNAAIAETYARLTAQLRVAGTPLQPHDVMIAATALHEGLTVITRDKRSFPLIPNLQVTLV comes from the coding sequence TTGGGAACGCTGATCGATTCCGGTGTTTTCATCGCGTCCGAACGAGGTCGACTCGACCTGGATCGACTGTTTCAAACCATCGCGTTCACAACGCCCGCGATCGCTGCCATTACCGTTGCCGAACTTATGTTAGGCGTTGAACTGGCCAATGCCGTTCATCGGCCCCAGAGGCTTGCGCGGGTCGAGGCGGTCGTGAGGGATTATCGCGTCATCGATTTCAACGCGGCCATTGCCGAAACGTACGCGCGGTTGACCGCGCAGTTGCGCGTTGCGGGAACCCCGTTGCAGCCTCACGATGTGATGATCGCCGCAACGGCTCTGCACGAAGGCTTGACGGTGATCACGCGCGACAAGCGCAGTTTCCCGTTGATACCAAACCTGCAGGTGACACTCGTTTGA